The DNA sequence GGAAGCGGGGAAGACCGTTCGGGAGTGCGCGGCGTTGCTCGGGATTTCCTCGGCCCGCTATCGGGCCTATGAATCCGGCCGACGGGATCCCACGCTGCCGGAGCTGGAGGCCCTGGCCTGGTTCTTCCAGCGGCCCCTCTCCGCCCTTCTGGATCCCGATCGTCCCGCTTCGCCGGGCGGCGATGGGGCAGTGGGGGCGATCCCCGAGCTCCTCGCGCTCCGCCACCGGATCATCGGTCTGATCCTGCGCCAGGCCCGGGAGCGGGCTGGGAAGAGCATGCGCGAGGTCGCCGCGTTCCTGGGATGCTCCCCCCGACGGATCCGGGGATATGAGTCTGGAGAGCATCCCATCCCGCTGATCGAGCTGGAGCGCTTATGCCATTATCTGGGGGTTTCCCTTTCGGACTTCTATGACACGGATAGCCCCATCGGGCAATCCGTCCTCC is a window from the Thermoflexus sp. genome containing:
- a CDS encoding helix-turn-helix transcriptional regulator → MGEQEHLVLRRKILGIALRQAREEAGKTVRECAALLGISSARYRAYESGRRDPTLPELEALAWFFQRPLSALLDPDRPASPGGDGAVGAIPELLALRHRIIGLILRQARERAGKSMREVAAFLGCSPRRIRGYESGEHPIPLIELERLCHYLGVSLSDFYDTDSPIGQSVLLVDQVERFRALPPEVRSFVTSPVNLPYLRLAMRLAELPADRLRHIAEDLLEITL